A portion of the Stigmatella aurantiaca DW4/3-1 genome contains these proteins:
- a CDS encoding UbiA family prenyltransferase, which translates to MQTSSPIESPPSAEPPLAVDLDGTLVRTDTLHESLLVLFKRNPLLLVLAALWMLRGKAFFKAEVGRRVNLDVARLPYSEPLLAFLKEERARGRRLVLATAADQTIADAVASHLGLFSEVYASDGKVNLSGAHKLERLKQEHTAFDYAGDGEVDLTLWREARRSVLVHSPPSLERRVRALGRGEVHVFERPRVGVRAWVKALRIHQWAKNILVFIPMLAAHKVLDARLLLQAGLGFVAFSLCASSVYMLNDLLDLDADRQHPSKRRRPFASGDLPVRTGAVLAPVLLTAGFAVSLLLPPSFAALLATYYAVTLAYSLYLKQVMVLDVLVLASLYTVRIFGGSLAVGVPTSSWLFTFSMFLFLSLALVKRLSEVRRLRLSNAEAAPGRGYLASDYELLASLGVASGYISVLVLALYITSKEVTVLYDAHERLWLLCPVMMYWISRVWLLAHRGQVNEDPLVFALRDKVSYGVGLVAVLVLLAAA; encoded by the coding sequence GTGCAGACGTCCTCTCCCATCGAGTCCCCGCCCTCCGCTGAGCCCCCTCTGGCCGTTGATCTGGACGGGACCCTCGTGCGAACGGACACACTGCACGAGAGCCTCCTGGTGCTCTTCAAGCGCAATCCGCTGCTGCTCGTGCTCGCGGCCCTGTGGATGCTCCGGGGGAAAGCCTTCTTCAAGGCGGAGGTGGGCCGGCGGGTGAACCTGGACGTGGCGCGCCTGCCCTACAGCGAGCCCCTGCTGGCCTTTCTCAAGGAAGAGCGGGCGCGAGGACGCAGGCTCGTGCTGGCCACCGCGGCGGACCAGACCATCGCCGACGCCGTGGCCTCCCACCTGGGCCTGTTCTCCGAGGTGTACGCCAGCGACGGAAAGGTGAACCTCTCAGGTGCGCACAAGCTGGAGCGGCTCAAGCAAGAGCACACCGCCTTCGACTATGCCGGGGACGGCGAGGTGGACCTGACGCTGTGGCGCGAAGCGCGCAGGTCCGTGTTGGTCCACAGCCCTCCCAGCCTGGAGCGCCGGGTGCGGGCGCTGGGCCGGGGAGAGGTGCACGTCTTCGAGCGGCCCCGCGTGGGGGTGCGTGCCTGGGTGAAGGCGCTGCGCATCCACCAGTGGGCCAAGAACATCCTCGTCTTCATTCCGATGCTGGCGGCCCACAAGGTGCTGGACGCCCGGTTGCTGCTCCAGGCGGGGCTGGGCTTCGTGGCCTTCAGCCTGTGTGCCTCCAGCGTCTACATGCTGAACGACTTGCTGGACCTGGACGCGGACCGGCAACATCCCTCCAAGCGCCGCCGGCCCTTCGCCTCGGGGGACTTGCCCGTGCGGACGGGGGCGGTGCTGGCCCCGGTGTTGCTCACGGCCGGCTTCGCCGTGTCGCTGCTCCTCCCGCCCTCCTTCGCGGCGCTGCTGGCCACGTACTATGCGGTGACCCTCGCCTACTCGCTGTACCTCAAGCAGGTGATGGTGCTGGACGTCCTGGTGCTGGCGAGCCTGTACACGGTGCGCATCTTCGGCGGCTCGTTGGCGGTGGGCGTCCCGACCTCGAGCTGGCTCTTCACCTTCTCCATGTTCCTGTTCCTGTCACTGGCGCTGGTGAAGCGGCTGTCCGAAGTGCGTCGGCTGCGGCTCTCCAACGCGGAGGCAGCACCGGGCCGGGGCTACCTGGCCAGCGACTACGAGCTGCTGGCCAGCCTGGGCGTGGCCTCGGGCTATATCTCCGTGCTGGTGCTGGCCCTGTACATCACCAGCAAGGAAGTGACGGTCCTCTATGACGCGCACGAGCGGCTGTGGCTGCTATGCCCTGTGATGATGTACTGGATAAGCCGGGTGTGGCTGCTGGCCCACCGGGGCCAAGTGAACGAGGACCCGCTCGTCTTTGCACTGCGAGACAAGGTGAGCTACGGGGTGGGTCTGGTGGCGGTGCTGGTGCTGCTGGCAGCCGCTTGA
- a CDS encoding IS4 family transposase, with translation MARLVLQRAVSAEWMDSLFEAHRKRQYTRELLFSTVVELMSVVAMGLRPSLHAGAKATEGGTSIAALYEKVNRMEPDLVRALVRGSAQRLEPVVQPLRTGEKPWAEGYRVRVIDGNHLPASEKRLKPLREFRGAALPGHSLVVYAPEQGLVVDVVPCEDAHAQERTLVAAVLEHAQQGDLWIADRNFSTTRIVFGLEDRHAAFIIREHGRTPSPTEVGKRKRVGRVETGVVFEQPVQVEDDGGRLLTLRRIELQLDEPTEEGEPLIRLLTNAPKEKLSAEKVACLYRKRWSIEGMFQSLESALHSEVRTLGHPRAALLAFGTAVVAYNILAVIQAAVEAAHPEAKAEGIELSPFFVATEVQATYGGRMIAVGDDVWTAFDEQSPLQLSRTLIRIAQHAQPKRLRKHPRGPKKKTKKGYVSGRTARQHVATARVLASGRIDSTS, from the coding sequence ATGGCCCGGCTGGTGCTGCAGCGTGCCGTCAGCGCGGAGTGGATGGACTCACTGTTCGAGGCGCATCGGAAGAGGCAGTACACCCGGGAGTTGCTGTTCTCCACCGTGGTGGAGTTGATGTCCGTGGTGGCCATGGGGCTGCGACCCTCGCTGCATGCGGGCGCCAAGGCCACAGAGGGAGGCACCTCGATCGCTGCGCTCTACGAGAAGGTGAATCGAATGGAGCCGGACTTGGTGCGAGCTCTGGTCCGTGGCAGCGCCCAACGACTGGAGCCTGTAGTCCAGCCGCTGAGGACAGGGGAGAAGCCCTGGGCAGAGGGCTATCGCGTCCGAGTCATAGACGGCAATCATCTGCCTGCCAGCGAGAAAAGGCTCAAGCCGCTGCGTGAGTTTCGAGGCGCCGCCCTGCCCGGACACTCGCTGGTAGTGTACGCCCCGGAGCAGGGCTTGGTGGTGGACGTGGTGCCGTGTGAGGACGCACACGCTCAGGAGCGGACGCTGGTGGCTGCTGTGCTGGAGCACGCCCAGCAGGGCGACTTGTGGATAGCCGATAGGAACTTCTCCACGACTCGGATTGTCTTTGGCCTGGAGGACAGGCACGCCGCCTTCATCATCCGAGAGCATGGACGCACGCCCAGCCCTACAGAGGTGGGGAAGCGAAAGAGGGTGGGCCGTGTGGAAACGGGCGTTGTCTTCGAGCAGCCCGTCCAGGTGGAGGACGACGGTGGGCGCCTGCTCACGCTGCGTCGCATCGAACTTCAGCTGGATGAGCCCACCGAGGAGGGGGAGCCCCTCATTCGTCTGCTCACCAACGCTCCCAAAGAAAAGCTCTCCGCCGAGAAGGTAGCGTGTTTGTACCGCAAACGGTGGAGCATCGAAGGCATGTTTCAGAGCTTGGAGTCTGCGCTCCATAGTGAGGTGCGGACGCTGGGTCATCCACGAGCGGCGCTGCTCGCATTCGGGACTGCCGTGGTGGCCTACAACATCCTGGCGGTCATCCAGGCGGCAGTCGAGGCAGCGCACCCCGAGGCCAAGGCCGAGGGCATTGAACTTTCCCCCTTCTTCGTTGCTACCGAAGTGCAGGCCACCTATGGCGGGAGGATGATTGCTGTGGGGGATGACGTTTGGACCGCCTTCGACGAGCAGTCTCCTCTCCAACTCAGTCGAACCCTCATCCGCATTGCGCAGCACGCTCAGCCCAAGCGTCTGCGCAAGCACCCGCGGGGGCCCAAAAAGAAAACGAAGAAGGGCTACGTCTCAGGACGCACTGCACGTCAGCACGTCGCCACGGCTCGAGTCCTCGCCTCCGGGCGCATTGATTCAACATCTTGA
- a CDS encoding methyltransferase: MQLGFKADNLLERVADWLNLAPRPVVQSFFGMMAARTLMAGVRLGVYAALAEGPTTAEALAERLKLSPAGTRALLEALVSCEAVTRKRGRYQLDSRSRRWLDPRSPRYMGGFLEFNYAQWDWWGQLESVVRSGQPVEIHGFDPEDRRWRDYIHGMHQLALLSAPEVASAISLPRGARHILDLGGAHGWFSAELCQRHRGLKATVLDLEGSVRVGREIIASAGLSHVVAHQEGNLLTAELGGPYDGVLVFQVMHHLSPAQNVALLRRVRAALAPRGTLAVLEYLSEDAEGPPSSAALIGLHYFLTSRATAYSPAEMEGFLSDAGFRITKTQPVRHLPLQTLILARPE, from the coding sequence ATGCAGCTGGGCTTCAAGGCGGACAACCTGCTGGAGCGCGTGGCGGACTGGCTCAACCTGGCTCCCCGGCCCGTGGTGCAGTCCTTCTTCGGGATGATGGCGGCGCGCACGCTGATGGCCGGGGTGCGGCTGGGGGTGTATGCGGCGCTCGCAGAGGGGCCCACCACGGCCGAGGCCCTGGCCGAGCGGCTGAAACTGTCCCCCGCGGGGACGCGCGCGTTGCTGGAGGCCCTGGTGTCCTGCGAGGCGGTGACGCGCAAGCGGGGCCGCTACCAGCTCGACAGCCGGTCCCGGCGCTGGCTGGACCCGCGCTCGCCCCGGTACATGGGCGGCTTCCTGGAATTCAACTACGCCCAGTGGGACTGGTGGGGGCAACTCGAGAGCGTGGTGCGCAGCGGGCAACCGGTGGAGATTCACGGGTTCGATCCCGAGGACCGGCGCTGGCGGGACTACATCCACGGCATGCACCAGTTGGCGCTGCTGTCGGCCCCCGAGGTGGCGTCCGCCATCTCCCTGCCCCGGGGCGCCCGGCACATCCTGGACCTGGGCGGGGCCCACGGCTGGTTCTCGGCGGAGCTGTGCCAGCGCCACCGGGGGCTGAAGGCCACGGTGCTGGACCTGGAAGGCAGCGTGCGCGTGGGCCGGGAAATCATTGCCTCGGCGGGCCTGTCCCACGTGGTGGCGCACCAGGAAGGCAACCTGCTCACCGCCGAGTTGGGCGGCCCCTATGATGGAGTGCTCGTCTTCCAGGTGATGCACCACCTGTCGCCTGCCCAGAACGTGGCCCTGCTGCGCCGGGTGCGCGCCGCGCTGGCGCCCCGGGGCACGCTGGCCGTCCTGGAGTACCTGAGCGAGGACGCGGAGGGGCCTCCGAGCTCCGCGGCCCTCATCGGCCTGCACTACTTCCTCACCTCGCGGGCCACGGCCTACTCCCCCGCCGAAATGGAGGGCTTCCTGAGCGACGCGGGCTTCCGCATCACCAAGACCCAGCCCGTGCGCCACCTGCCCTTGCAGACGCTCATCCTCGCCCGGCCGGAGTAA
- a CDS encoding SDR family oxidoreductase, which translates to MKKVLILGATSAIAQATVRLLAARGAALYLVGRNAANLDAVAKDAATRGAAKVEQQSLDLDDTTAHESLVDRAFQSLGGLDGALIAHGVLGEQKACERSWTESEKVLRTNFLSAASLLTVLANRFEAQKSGTLVVISSVAGDRGRQSNYVYGASKGALTVFLQGLRNRLAPSGVAVVTVKPGFVDTPMTAHVAKNKLFASPEQVARGVLRAADGRKNEVYVPGFWALIMLIVRTIPEGIFKRMKL; encoded by the coding sequence ATGAAGAAGGTCCTCATCCTCGGCGCCACGAGCGCCATCGCCCAGGCCACGGTGAGGCTGCTCGCCGCACGGGGAGCCGCGCTGTACCTCGTGGGCCGCAACGCCGCGAACCTCGATGCCGTGGCGAAGGACGCGGCCACCCGCGGCGCCGCCAAGGTGGAGCAACAGTCCCTGGACCTGGATGACACCACCGCGCACGAATCGCTGGTGGACCGGGCGTTCCAATCCCTCGGGGGGCTGGACGGTGCACTCATCGCCCACGGCGTGCTCGGAGAGCAGAAGGCCTGTGAGCGCTCCTGGACGGAATCGGAGAAGGTGCTGCGCACCAACTTCCTGAGCGCGGCCTCTCTGCTGACGGTGTTGGCCAATCGCTTCGAAGCCCAGAAGTCCGGCACCCTGGTGGTCATCTCCTCGGTGGCGGGAGACCGGGGCCGGCAGAGCAACTACGTGTACGGCGCCTCCAAGGGAGCGCTGACCGTCTTCCTGCAAGGGCTGCGCAACCGGCTGGCCCCCTCTGGGGTGGCGGTGGTGACGGTGAAGCCCGGCTTCGTCGACACGCCCATGACGGCGCACGTGGCGAAGAACAAGCTGTTCGCCTCGCCGGAGCAGGTGGCCCGCGGCGTCCTCCGCGCGGCGGACGGGCGCAAGAACGAGGTCTATGTCCCGGGCTTCTGGGCACTCATCATGCTCATTGTCCGCACCATCCCCGAGGGGATCTTCAAGCGGATGAAGCTGTAA
- a CDS encoding MXAN_6627.5 family MYXO-CTERM protein, with product MIRSFLRPGPWLLLWCVGLALPLPGHAEDGGMDGGEVAPVPDASVGEGGADRDNPEGEDGVGRVVINCHSSSDCSPRFRCQQGKCQYTGIREAERVGCLVGPEAALMLTGLGLAALWRRKG from the coding sequence GTGATTCGCTCGTTCCTTCGTCCTGGCCCGTGGCTTCTCCTGTGGTGTGTGGGCCTTGCCCTGCCCCTTCCAGGCCATGCCGAGGATGGTGGGATGGACGGGGGGGAAGTCGCACCCGTGCCGGATGCCTCGGTGGGCGAGGGCGGGGCCGATCGCGACAACCCCGAGGGCGAGGACGGCGTGGGACGGGTCGTCATCAACTGCCACAGCAGCAGTGACTGCTCACCCCGCTTCCGATGCCAGCAGGGCAAGTGCCAGTACACCGGCATTCGCGAGGCGGAGCGCGTGGGGTGCCTGGTGGGGCCCGAGGCGGCGTTGATGCTGACGGGACTGGGGTTGGCGGCGCTCTGGCGCCGGAAGGGGTAG
- a CDS encoding NAD(P)/FAD-dependent oxidoreductase, with amino-acid sequence MKTYDVAISGGGPAGLAVAITAAQRGLATVVLERASWPVDKACGEGLMPAGLDVLERLGARTLLDGRGCSPFVGIRYVQEDGSVAEGLLPAPGGLGVRRVALATALGERARAVGVELRERTVVQSHRRTGRGLELETSEGLVSARFLVAADGLSSPLRRAEGLEVEVTGPRRFGLRQHFKVVPWTPFVEVHFASGVEAYVTPAGSERVGLAFLWENGSLEHVSFEELLSRFPALAERLGSAEPDSKVRGAGPLERSARARVADRFALVGDAAGYVDAVTGEGLSLAFTCAEALGQLLPEALVKGAARETLLPYERTFQRAFRKYAWMARALLMLARRPRLRRPVVRGLGRSPWLFEHILGFAVK; translated from the coding sequence ATGAAGACATACGACGTGGCCATCTCCGGAGGTGGCCCCGCGGGACTGGCGGTGGCCATCACCGCGGCCCAGCGGGGGTTGGCCACGGTGGTGTTGGAGCGGGCCTCCTGGCCCGTGGACAAGGCCTGCGGGGAGGGTTTGATGCCCGCGGGGCTGGACGTGCTGGAGCGGCTGGGCGCACGGACCCTGCTGGATGGCCGGGGATGTTCGCCCTTCGTGGGGATCCGCTATGTCCAGGAGGACGGCAGCGTGGCGGAGGGGTTGTTGCCGGCTCCTGGGGGGCTGGGCGTGCGGCGGGTGGCGCTGGCCACCGCGCTGGGCGAGCGGGCCCGCGCGGTGGGGGTGGAGCTTCGTGAGCGGACGGTGGTGCAGAGCCATCGGCGCACGGGGAGGGGCCTGGAGCTGGAGACCTCCGAGGGGCTCGTCTCGGCACGCTTCCTCGTGGCGGCGGATGGGTTGAGTTCTCCCCTGCGGCGTGCGGAAGGGCTGGAGGTGGAGGTGACGGGGCCCCGGCGCTTCGGGTTGCGCCAGCACTTCAAGGTGGTGCCTTGGACGCCCTTCGTGGAAGTGCATTTTGCATCGGGGGTGGAGGCTTATGTGACGCCCGCGGGGTCCGAGCGGGTAGGGCTTGCGTTCCTGTGGGAGAACGGTTCGTTGGAGCACGTCTCCTTCGAGGAGCTGCTCTCGCGCTTTCCCGCGCTCGCGGAGCGGCTTGGCTCAGCGGAGCCGGACTCGAAGGTTCGGGGCGCGGGACCCCTGGAGCGCTCGGCTCGGGCGCGGGTGGCGGACCGCTTTGCGCTGGTGGGTGATGCGGCGGGCTACGTGGACGCGGTGACAGGAGAGGGGCTCTCCCTGGCCTTCACGTGCGCGGAGGCGCTGGGCCAACTCCTGCCGGAGGCGTTGGTGAAGGGGGCCGCGCGTGAGACGTTGCTTCCCTATGAGCGCACCTTTCAGCGCGCCTTCCGCAAGTATGCATGGATGGCGCGGGCGCTGCTGATGCTCGCGCGGCGCCCCCGACTGCGCAGGCCCGTGGTGCGCGGACTGGGCCGCTCGCCGTGGCTGTTCGAGCACATCCTCGGCTTCGCGGTGAAGTAG
- a CDS encoding FAD-binding oxidoreductase, giving the protein MTNDLQSWGRFPLATRQTPRALSWQTDAIPASGTSLLPYGQGRSYGDSCLNENGTLITTHSLDRLLDFDAATGVVRCEAGTTLETLLKLTVPRGWFLPVTPGTKFVSVGGAIANDVHGKNHHRAGTFGRYVRRFELLRSDGSRKVCSPEENPDWYEATIGGLGLTGLILWADVQMRPIHNPFVITETVPMADLEDFFRISRESEQDYELTVAWVDSLALGRRLGRGLFFRGNFAPPRFDGLPLVKSHLSHGSALAVPFNLPGISLNWLSVAVFNWFFYRANLLRRGPRLQHYDPFFYPLDKVHRWNRVYGRKGFFQFQCVVPFSTAREALREIMERSARDVPSPLTVLKTFGDTPSPGWMSFPRPGVTLALDFANRGERTMKLVAELDHLTRQAGGAVYPAKDAGMSPENFAAYFPQLERFKSYIDPAFSSSFWRRMNP; this is encoded by the coding sequence ATGACAAACGATCTTCAATCCTGGGGACGCTTTCCACTCGCCACGCGGCAGACACCGCGCGCGCTCTCCTGGCAGACGGACGCGATTCCCGCCTCGGGCACCTCGCTGCTGCCCTATGGACAGGGGCGCAGCTATGGGGACTCGTGCCTCAATGAGAACGGCACGCTGATCACCACCCATTCGCTGGACCGGCTGCTGGACTTCGACGCGGCCACGGGGGTGGTGCGCTGTGAGGCGGGCACCACGCTGGAGACGCTGCTGAAGTTGACGGTGCCCCGCGGCTGGTTCTTGCCCGTCACCCCGGGCACCAAGTTCGTCAGCGTCGGGGGCGCCATCGCCAACGACGTGCACGGCAAGAACCACCACCGCGCCGGGACGTTCGGGCGATATGTGCGCCGGTTCGAACTGCTGCGCTCGGATGGCAGCCGGAAGGTGTGCTCTCCGGAAGAGAACCCGGACTGGTACGAGGCCACCATTGGGGGCCTGGGGCTCACGGGCCTCATCCTCTGGGCCGACGTGCAGATGCGCCCCATCCACAATCCGTTCGTCATCACGGAGACGGTGCCGATGGCGGACCTCGAGGATTTCTTCAGGATCTCCCGCGAATCGGAACAGGACTACGAGCTGACGGTGGCCTGGGTGGACAGCCTGGCGCTGGGACGCAGGCTGGGCCGAGGACTCTTCTTCCGTGGCAACTTCGCCCCGCCCCGCTTCGATGGGCTGCCGCTGGTGAAGAGCCACCTGAGCCATGGCTCGGCGCTGGCAGTCCCCTTCAACCTGCCTGGCATCAGCCTCAACTGGCTGTCGGTGGCCGTCTTCAACTGGTTCTTCTACCGGGCGAACCTCCTGCGGCGAGGCCCCCGCCTTCAGCACTACGATCCTTTCTTCTACCCGCTGGACAAGGTGCACCGCTGGAACCGCGTCTACGGACGGAAAGGCTTCTTCCAGTTCCAATGCGTGGTGCCCTTCTCCACCGCGCGAGAGGCCCTGCGGGAGATCATGGAGCGCAGCGCGCGGGACGTTCCCAGCCCGCTGACCGTGCTGAAGACGTTCGGGGACACCCCCTCGCCCGGATGGATGTCCTTCCCGCGACCCGGGGTGACGCTGGCCCTGGACTTCGCCAACCGGGGCGAGCGGACGATGAAGCTCGTGGCGGAGCTGGACCACCTGACCCGCCAGGCGGGAGGCGCGGTGTACCCGGCGAAGGATGCGGGGATGAGCCCGGAGAATTTCGCCGCCTACTTCCCCCAGCTCGAACGCTTCAAGTCCTACATCGACCCTGCCTTCTCCTCTTCCTTCTGGCGCCGCATGAATCCGTAG
- a CDS encoding FadR/GntR family transcriptional regulator, which yields MEWVGLVGRVEQDLERMISQGLLPQDGFLPSENSLAKHYGLSRSTVREALKRLAARALIEQHPGRRSRALPLEGAVTLENLGVVLEGPGAAQPERRKLLEGFLALKRETAVELLAACCQQASARDLDTLAGLCFELAEAARWDDNPGRWVELEFALLRQAARAVERPGQALLLQSLERSYRGMARRLVPHLNAQATRQWALCALHALAGKDAQPLRQALPALLQASDEHLLASLPTPQEPRGSSLPPPCADTAPSHPTPEHGEATERLSEANGPILSACPTGSSQRPPTGSPPPEAPFSDSHDPLVGGAPGAEVPRGQEASRRVPLGLQKRPTQALSGSGTGGEFLGRQSGHLLLDGTKENEPGGACTAVFGDADT from the coding sequence ATGGAATGGGTGGGGCTCGTCGGACGAGTGGAGCAGGACCTGGAGCGGATGATTTCGCAAGGCCTGCTGCCCCAGGACGGCTTTCTTCCCTCGGAAAACTCGCTGGCCAAGCACTACGGCCTTTCACGCAGCACCGTCCGTGAAGCACTGAAGCGCCTGGCCGCCAGAGCGTTGATTGAGCAGCACCCGGGCCGCCGCAGCCGAGCCCTCCCCTTGGAGGGGGCGGTGACCCTGGAGAACCTGGGAGTGGTGCTGGAGGGCCCGGGCGCCGCTCAACCGGAGAGAAGGAAGCTGCTGGAGGGCTTTCTGGCCCTCAAGCGAGAGACGGCAGTGGAACTGCTGGCGGCGTGTTGCCAGCAGGCCTCTGCCAGAGACTTGGACACGCTGGCAGGCCTGTGCTTCGAGTTGGCGGAGGCGGCCCGTTGGGACGACAACCCCGGCAGGTGGGTGGAACTGGAGTTCGCGTTGCTGAGGCAGGCGGCCCGCGCGGTGGAGCGTCCTGGACAGGCGCTGCTGCTGCAGTCGCTGGAGCGCTCGTACCGAGGAATGGCCCGGCGGCTGGTGCCGCACCTGAATGCGCAGGCCACTCGGCAGTGGGCACTCTGTGCGCTGCACGCCCTGGCAGGTAAGGATGCGCAGCCCCTGCGCCAGGCACTGCCCGCCTTGCTCCAGGCGAGCGATGAGCACCTGCTGGCCAGCCTCCCAACCCCGCAGGAACCAAGGGGGTCGTCACTGCCCCCACCGTGCGCAGACACCGCCCCCTCTCACCCCACCCCGGAGCATGGGGAGGCCACGGAGAGGCTGTCGGAGGCGAATGGTCCCATCCTGTCTGCTTGCCCTACAGGTTCGAGCCAACGGCCACCCACGGGTAGCCCCCCACCCGAGGCGCCCTTCTCTGACTCACACGACCCTCTGGTAGGCGGGGCGCCCGGCGCGGAGGTGCCTCGGGGCCAAGAAGCGTCGCGAAGGGTTCCGCTTGGCCTCCAGAAGCGTCCGACCCAGGCTCTGAGTGGCTCGGGCACTGGGGGTGAGTTCTTGGGCAGGCAGAGCGGACACCTCCTCCTGGATGGAACGAAGGAGAACGAACCTGGTGGAGCGTGTACGGCTGTCTTTGGAGACGCGGACACTTGA
- a CDS encoding DUF2075 domain-containing protein has protein sequence MRGSLAHARAWFRVQVGQFGKTSDQEKIGQIAEGVAASGFATQYTEQFRTWSESLGILAQTLSMLTAKHAPAAEWTLLLEYPIPRRQKRIDTVILAGSVILVIEFKVGAKLFARSDMWQVEDYALDLRDFHEASRNRLIVPILVATDAPGPLGENSWDGSFKVHRANRETLPLVILEVVQRTAGPVSRSIDPAYWEAASYRPTPTIVEAAQHLFAGNTVRNLSHAYADNLTTTVDALAAEVRAAKEKSSRTVCFVTGVPGAGKTLAGLAAVHDPSVSDGTEGQAAFMSGNGPLVRILREAIVRNRLQRGGRRGELERQSELLIQNVHEFIEEYGVQRRDGFPHEHVIVFDEAQRAWHADKVRTRHKEVQKSEPAMVLESMARVPNWCVVIALVGGGQEIHSGEAGLEEWGRALQESPIPWRVVVSPEVLSGGTAVAQRFLFDAAPSPHLHVVPAPSMHLSVSVRSPRALHIAEWVNAVLALDEKRARDAIQEISGFRVALTRDLSIARAWLRDSSRDERRPGLLASSGSLRHRAYGLELTPAFLDAYPVENWFLDDAKDIRSSHCLEVAMTEFKCQGLELDFVGLCWGDDLTLQESHMGWDMRAFQGNGWKQVKKEISRQYLLNKYRVLLTRAREGLVIWVPPGSSKDPTRDPSRLDRTAAFLERCGLPLLQPG, from the coding sequence ATGCGCGGTTCCTTGGCTCATGCGCGAGCGTGGTTTCGCGTGCAAGTAGGGCAATTTGGAAAGACCAGCGACCAAGAAAAGATTGGTCAGATTGCAGAGGGCGTAGCGGCAAGCGGATTTGCGACTCAGTACACGGAACAGTTTCGGACGTGGTCAGAGTCGTTAGGGATTTTGGCACAAACCCTGTCCATGTTGACCGCCAAGCACGCCCCAGCGGCTGAATGGACTTTGTTGTTAGAATACCCGATTCCACGCCGACAGAAACGGATTGATACGGTCATTCTGGCCGGATCTGTGATTCTGGTTATAGAGTTTAAGGTGGGAGCGAAGCTCTTTGCCCGGTCAGACATGTGGCAGGTCGAGGACTATGCGTTGGACCTGCGCGATTTTCATGAGGCCAGCCGTAACCGGCTGATTGTTCCTATCCTGGTAGCGACGGATGCACCTGGCCCTCTGGGGGAGAACTCCTGGGATGGCAGTTTTAAAGTGCATAGGGCAAACCGGGAGACATTGCCGCTCGTCATATTGGAGGTCGTGCAGCGGACCGCTGGCCCGGTTTCACGGTCCATCGATCCAGCGTATTGGGAGGCAGCTTCCTATCGTCCCACGCCAACTATTGTTGAGGCGGCTCAACATCTTTTTGCTGGGAACACGGTCCGGAATCTCTCTCATGCGTATGCTGATAACCTCACGACAACGGTGGATGCGCTTGCTGCCGAGGTGCGTGCTGCCAAAGAGAAATCTTCGCGGACTGTCTGTTTTGTAACCGGTGTGCCAGGGGCTGGCAAGACACTGGCGGGACTTGCTGCTGTGCATGATCCTTCTGTGTCAGACGGGACGGAGGGACAAGCTGCTTTCATGTCGGGCAATGGACCTCTGGTCCGAATACTGCGTGAGGCGATCGTCCGGAACCGGCTTCAGCGTGGAGGGCGCCGGGGTGAGCTTGAGCGGCAGTCCGAATTGCTCATCCAAAATGTTCACGAGTTCATCGAAGAGTATGGCGTCCAACGTCGAGATGGTTTCCCTCATGAACACGTCATCGTCTTCGACGAGGCCCAGCGGGCTTGGCATGCGGACAAGGTCCGTACCCGGCATAAGGAAGTCCAGAAGTCCGAACCTGCAATGGTCTTGGAGAGCATGGCCAGGGTACCTAATTGGTGCGTCGTCATCGCACTCGTTGGGGGCGGACAAGAGATTCATAGTGGTGAAGCAGGCTTAGAAGAGTGGGGCCGTGCTCTTCAGGAGTCCCCCATCCCATGGCGGGTGGTGGTCTCGCCTGAGGTATTGTCTGGAGGAACTGCTGTTGCGCAACGCTTCTTATTTGACGCGGCGCCTTCCCCGCACTTGCATGTCGTTCCTGCGCCCAGCATGCATCTTTCGGTCAGTGTCCGAAGTCCCCGGGCGCTGCACATCGCGGAATGGGTGAACGCGGTGCTGGCTCTGGATGAGAAGCGGGCCCGCGATGCGATACAAGAAATTTCCGGGTTTCGAGTAGCGCTCACGAGAGACCTGTCCATTGCGCGCGCTTGGCTTAGAGATTCTTCTCGAGACGAGCGTCGGCCAGGGCTGTTGGCAAGTTCAGGAAGCCTTCGACATCGCGCATACGGGTTAGAACTAACCCCGGCCTTTCTTGATGCATATCCAGTTGAGAACTGGTTTCTGGATGATGCGAAGGACATTCGGTCATCGCATTGTTTGGAAGTTGCGATGACCGAGTTTAAGTGCCAAGGGTTGGAGTTGGACTTTGTGGGTTTGTGTTGGGGAGATGATCTCACACTCCAGGAGTCCCACATGGGGTGGGACATGCGTGCCTTTCAGGGCAATGGCTGGAAGCAAGTGAAGAAAGAAATCTCCCGGCAGTACCTGCTGAACAAGTACCGGGTCTTGCTGACCCGGGCTCGTGAGGGACTGGTCATCTGGGTGCCGCCTGGAAGTTCGAAGGATCCGACAAGGGACCCTTCGAGGCTTGATCGAACTGCCGCTTTTCTAGAGCGCTGTGGGCTGCCTCTTTTGCAGCCCGGTTAG